From the Amycolatopsis thermoflava N1165 genome, one window contains:
- a CDS encoding bifunctional phosphatase PAP2/diacylglycerol kinase family protein: MRRWVSRVDRQVFARVAATDSALLDRVLPRLGRAANYGGLWWAVSVTLAATRNRRARRAALRGMLALGIASATANGLSKRIIRRTRPSTVAIPPVRQLRRAPWTTSFPSGHSASAAAFAAGAALEWPALGVPVGALAAGVATSRVVTGAHYPSDVLAGIGIGLTAGLVTLSWWPRTPAGPSDAERCPAPALPTGEGLVLVANSSAGSAGAAILEQVAAELPQAKIVEPADGEDLTEAMTEAARTCRVLGVAGGDGTINVAARVAAEHGVPLLVVPAGTLNHFARDLGVETPDDAITALRAGSAVRIDLGVADSQVFVNTCSTGLYTDLVRYREKWEKRIGKWPAVLVGLVHVLRRAKPQELVVNDERRRVWMIFAGNGAYRPRGFAPTYRPSLHDGLLDIRVVYAESPFARTRVVLAVLTGTLRWCTPYQDRPAAPQLKISAPGGRLRLAVDGELTEVPPDVTLRKNRGALVVYR, from the coding sequence ATGCGGCGATGGGTTTCCCGGGTGGACCGGCAGGTGTTCGCGCGGGTGGCGGCGACCGATTCCGCGCTCCTGGACCGGGTGCTGCCCCGCCTCGGCCGCGCGGCCAACTACGGCGGCCTGTGGTGGGCGGTCAGCGTCACGCTCGCCGCGACCCGCAACCGCCGCGCGCGCCGCGCCGCCCTGCGCGGAATGCTGGCGCTGGGCATCGCGAGCGCGACGGCCAACGGCCTGAGCAAGCGGATCATCCGCCGCACCCGCCCGTCGACGGTCGCCATCCCGCCGGTCCGGCAGTTGCGGCGCGCGCCGTGGACGACGTCGTTCCCGTCCGGGCACTCCGCGTCCGCGGCCGCTTTCGCCGCCGGGGCCGCGCTGGAGTGGCCCGCGCTCGGCGTGCCGGTCGGGGCCCTCGCCGCCGGGGTGGCCACTTCCCGCGTGGTCACCGGCGCCCACTACCCGTCCGACGTGCTCGCCGGGATCGGTATCGGCCTGACCGCGGGCCTGGTCACGTTGTCGTGGTGGCCACGCACCCCGGCCGGCCCGTCGGACGCCGAACGGTGCCCGGCGCCCGCCCTGCCCACGGGCGAGGGCTTGGTCCTGGTGGCCAACTCGTCCGCGGGCAGCGCCGGCGCGGCGATTCTGGAGCAGGTCGCGGCGGAACTGCCGCAGGCCAAGATCGTCGAGCCTGCCGACGGCGAGGACCTGACCGAGGCGATGACCGAGGCCGCCCGGACCTGCCGGGTGCTGGGCGTCGCGGGCGGGGACGGCACGATCAACGTCGCGGCGCGGGTCGCCGCCGAGCACGGCGTCCCGTTGCTCGTCGTCCCGGCGGGCACCCTCAACCACTTCGCGCGCGACCTCGGCGTGGAGACCCCGGACGATGCGATCACCGCGCTGCGGGCCGGTTCCGCGGTGCGGATCGACCTCGGGGTGGCGGACAGCCAGGTGTTCGTCAACACCTGCAGCACCGGTCTGTACACCGATCTGGTCCGCTACCGGGAGAAGTGGGAGAAGCGGATCGGGAAGTGGCCCGCGGTGCTGGTCGGGCTGGTGCACGTCCTGCGCCGGGCGAAGCCGCAAGAGCTGGTGGTCAACGACGAGCGGCGCCGAGTGTGGATGATCTTCGCGGGCAACGGGGCGTACCGGCCGCGCGGTTTCGCGCCCACGTACCGCCCCAGCCTGCACGACGGGCTGCTCGACATCCGCGTGGTGTACGCGGAAAGCCCGTTCGCGCGGACGCGGGTGGTGCTGGCGGTGCTGACCGGAACGCTGCGCTGGTGCACGCCATACCAGGACCGGCCCGCGGCGCCGCAACTGAAGATCAGCGCCCCTGGGGGCCGCCTGCGACTCGCGGTGGACGGCGAGCTGACCGAGGTCCCGCCCGACGTGACGCTACGCAAGAACCGGGGCGCTCTGGTGGTCTACCGCTGA
- a CDS encoding SRPBCC family protein: MGQSGPSATGRIEVAAEPARVYDLVSDPGVLAELAEEYSGFRWLRGVTGARVGARFRGINRRGVRLWSTVSTITDADAGKRFAFEVRSLGIPVSRWQYDIEPAGDGCVVTESTWDKRPGWFRAPSSLVTGVWQREDKNRANIAATLQRLKTRAEHA, from the coding sequence ATGGGCCAGTCGGGGCCGAGTGCCACGGGCCGGATCGAGGTCGCGGCCGAACCGGCGCGCGTGTACGACCTGGTGAGCGATCCCGGCGTGCTCGCCGAGCTGGCCGAGGAGTACAGCGGGTTCCGATGGCTACGCGGCGTGACCGGCGCCCGGGTCGGCGCGCGGTTCCGGGGGATCAACCGCCGTGGAGTGCGGTTATGGAGCACCGTCAGCACGATCACCGACGCCGACGCGGGGAAGCGGTTCGCCTTCGAGGTGCGTTCGCTGGGCATCCCGGTTTCCCGGTGGCAGTACGACATCGAGCCCGCCGGCGACGGCTGCGTGGTGACCGAAAGCACGTGGGACAAGCGGCCGGGCTGGTTCCGCGCGCCGAGTTCACTGGTGACCGGCGTGTGGCAGCGCGAGGACAAGAACCGCGCCAACATCGCCGCGACGCTCCAGCGCCTGAAGACCCGCGCCGAACACGCCTGA
- a CDS encoding ESX secretion-associated protein EspG yields MTPRRPDFVLSAPEFDLLWGDLDLPPVPYPLRVPSVGRTFTVRARLTDEVYRSCAERGLASGRRLDPRLETLLALLAGPEVSIDAVGHIGYPVRALAAAAGRTGVLAVLAGGEIWLTEIPPAALVPEIVAVFPPGAPGAPVDPFAVDALAGSRSSGGQIGVHAGARSSTVVTWFDSSRGRYLVSRDGDGITVTPTDDARLARRVSALLTSTAEIHTVGM; encoded by the coding sequence ATGACCCCCCGAAGACCCGACTTCGTCCTGTCCGCACCCGAGTTCGACCTGCTCTGGGGCGACCTCGACCTGCCACCCGTGCCGTATCCGCTGCGGGTGCCCAGCGTCGGCCGCACATTCACCGTCCGGGCCCGGCTCACCGATGAGGTGTACCGGTCGTGCGCGGAACGCGGCCTGGCGTCCGGTCGTCGGCTCGATCCCCGGTTGGAAACGCTGCTCGCCCTGCTGGCCGGTCCGGAGGTGTCGATCGACGCCGTCGGGCACATCGGGTACCCGGTCCGCGCCCTCGCCGCGGCAGCGGGCCGGACCGGGGTGCTGGCCGTGCTCGCCGGTGGCGAGATCTGGCTGACCGAGATCCCGCCCGCCGCGCTGGTTCCGGAGATCGTCGCGGTGTTCCCGCCCGGCGCACCCGGCGCGCCGGTGGATCCGTTCGCAGTGGACGCTCTGGCCGGAAGCCGTTCCAGCGGCGGGCAGATCGGCGTGCACGCCGGTGCGCGATCGTCCACTGTGGTCACCTGGTTCGACTCGTCGCGCGGCCGGTACCTGGTTTCTCGTGACGGCGACGGCATCACCGTCACGCCCACCGACGACGCCCGTCTAGCCCGTCGCGTGAGCGCGCTGTTGACGAGCACCGCGGAGATACATACTGTAGGTATGTAA
- a CDS encoding BTAD domain-containing putative transcriptional regulator encodes MSDGSRSRLGALVQGFRRRAGLTQREVADLAGLSVAGLRDVEQGRVTRPRVSTLRKLGDVLGLSRVELGELLREAGSEQATGGGLRVEVLGPLRVIADGEPVDPGSETQRTLLALLALSPNAPVGRDALVEAVWGDQPEHGTVDLLQSRISRLRRRLQGDPENGFIVSARGGYQLKVAEGQHDLLLFRQLVARARHVREEGELAEACGLFAEAVGLWRGEPLEGLSALDSHPIVVALVREYRAVVVEYAGAASDLGRYQEVLPLLQRVAEADPLHEAVHARLMIALAGSGQQAAALDVFDTLRRRLAGELGADPGPELATAYQRVLRQEVARPEFAPVSAHRQLPLDTADFSGREAELTTLRDGLRAIDGGTAVGIALIEGMAGVGKTRLAVHVAHQLLAEGRYGDCQLYVDLRGHSDQPPADPAAVLASFLRLLGVPGDQIPPSLDERASLYRDRVYGRDVLVLLDNAASEDQILPLLPAGPTNLVLVTSRRALALDGARTLPLDVFTPAEARELLVRVVGAKRVESEPEAARRVGELCGWLPMAVALAARRLQSRPTWTVADLAARLAETGDRIDELAAGSRRLRAVFELSYQALAAEEQRLFRLLGLHPGADFTPESVGALAGLTPARARWLLDRLVDENLVTVVTRDRYRLHNLLAEYARGLARDNEPEPARRAAITRVLDFYLHTAARATQLIYPAKHIPLTGAAPAHGPVLPDREAAKRWLEAERPCLIAAVSLAAEQGWPTHAWQLTRCLRAYLYLYGYSHDHDWVHTHEAALAAATAAQDRVGEAHTRSDLAAAYLHHGRAADAREQFLRAIDLHRANGERELEATSLTALAVLCHRVGEFPEALRLFRTAGVRCAGDARLESAVAANLGATLATLGRLDEAVDQYRHALVLSRQAGDPDGESGALADLGDAWRRLGRQREAIEHLKEAVDLAETHGLEPRIAYARHRLGNTYRQTGRFDDALGNLNEALRIVRTVSGPATESEVLIDFGGVHRDIGDLLTAADLIEAGLRAAINRGERYQQARALNELAELHRCAARAGLAQDYWRRAYALFDELGAPEAAELRDFTGDRWPVTSVA; translated from the coding sequence ATGAGCGACGGTTCGCGGAGCCGCTTGGGCGCGCTGGTCCAGGGCTTCCGCCGGCGCGCGGGCCTCACCCAGCGGGAGGTCGCCGACCTGGCGGGGCTCAGCGTGGCGGGCCTGCGTGACGTCGAGCAGGGACGTGTCACCCGGCCGCGCGTGTCCACTCTGCGCAAGTTGGGCGATGTGCTGGGCCTGTCCCGTGTGGAGCTGGGCGAGCTGCTCCGCGAGGCGGGCAGCGAGCAGGCCACCGGCGGCGGGCTGCGGGTCGAGGTTCTCGGGCCGCTGCGGGTCATCGCGGACGGCGAACCGGTCGATCCGGGCTCGGAAACCCAGCGCACCCTCCTCGCGCTCCTCGCGCTGTCCCCGAACGCCCCCGTCGGCCGGGACGCGCTCGTCGAAGCCGTCTGGGGCGACCAGCCCGAGCACGGCACCGTGGACCTCCTGCAGTCCCGCATCTCCCGCCTGCGCCGCCGCCTCCAGGGCGACCCGGAGAACGGCTTCATCGTCTCCGCGCGCGGCGGCTACCAGCTCAAGGTCGCCGAGGGGCAGCACGACCTGCTCCTCTTCCGCCAGCTCGTCGCCCGCGCGCGGCATGTCCGCGAGGAGGGCGAACTCGCCGAAGCGTGCGGTCTCTTCGCCGAAGCCGTCGGTCTCTGGCGGGGCGAACCGCTCGAAGGGCTGAGCGCACTGGACTCCCACCCGATCGTCGTCGCGCTCGTGCGCGAGTACCGGGCCGTCGTCGTCGAGTACGCGGGCGCCGCCTCGGATCTCGGGCGCTACCAGGAGGTTCTGCCGCTCCTGCAGCGCGTCGCCGAGGCCGATCCGCTCCACGAGGCCGTCCACGCGCGCCTCATGATCGCCCTCGCCGGCAGTGGCCAGCAGGCCGCCGCGCTCGACGTGTTCGACACCCTGCGCCGCCGCCTCGCGGGCGAACTCGGCGCGGACCCCGGGCCGGAACTGGCCACCGCCTACCAGCGCGTCCTGCGCCAGGAGGTCGCGCGGCCGGAGTTCGCCCCGGTCAGCGCCCACCGCCAGCTGCCGCTCGACACCGCCGACTTCAGCGGCCGCGAAGCGGAGCTGACCACCCTCCGCGACGGGCTCCGCGCGATCGACGGCGGCACCGCGGTCGGCATCGCGCTCATCGAGGGCATGGCCGGCGTCGGCAAGACCCGCCTCGCCGTGCACGTCGCGCACCAGCTGCTCGCCGAGGGCCGCTACGGCGACTGCCAGCTCTACGTCGACCTGCGCGGCCACTCCGACCAGCCGCCCGCAGACCCGGCCGCGGTGCTCGCGTCGTTTCTGCGCCTGCTCGGCGTGCCCGGCGACCAGATCCCGCCGAGCCTCGACGAGCGCGCCTCCCTGTACCGCGACCGCGTCTACGGCCGGGATGTGCTGGTGCTGCTGGACAACGCGGCCAGCGAGGACCAGATCCTGCCGCTGCTGCCTGCCGGGCCGACGAACCTCGTCCTGGTCACCAGCCGCCGCGCGCTCGCCCTCGACGGCGCCCGCACCCTGCCGCTGGACGTTTTCACCCCGGCCGAGGCCCGCGAACTGCTCGTCCGCGTCGTCGGCGCCAAGCGGGTGGAGAGCGAACCCGAGGCCGCCCGCCGGGTGGGCGAACTGTGCGGCTGGCTGCCGATGGCCGTCGCGCTCGCCGCCCGTCGCCTCCAGTCCCGTCCGACGTGGACAGTCGCCGACCTCGCCGCCCGGCTGGCCGAAACCGGTGACCGCATCGACGAACTGGCCGCGGGCAGCCGGCGGCTGCGCGCGGTGTTCGAACTGTCCTATCAGGCGCTCGCAGCCGAGGAGCAGCGCCTGTTCCGCCTGCTGGGCCTGCACCCCGGCGCGGACTTCACCCCCGAGTCGGTTGGCGCGCTCGCCGGGCTCACCCCGGCCCGGGCGCGGTGGCTGCTCGACCGTCTCGTGGACGAGAACCTGGTCACCGTCGTCACCCGCGACCGGTACCGGCTGCACAACCTGCTCGCCGAGTACGCGCGCGGCCTCGCCCGCGACAACGAGCCGGAGCCGGCCCGGCGCGCCGCGATCACCCGCGTGCTCGACTTCTACCTGCACACCGCCGCCCGCGCCACGCAGCTGATCTACCCGGCCAAGCACATCCCGCTGACCGGCGCCGCGCCCGCGCACGGCCCGGTGCTGCCCGACCGCGAGGCGGCGAAGCGGTGGCTGGAGGCGGAGCGCCCGTGCCTGATCGCCGCCGTCAGCCTGGCCGCCGAGCAGGGCTGGCCGACGCACGCCTGGCAGCTGACCCGCTGCCTGCGCGCGTACCTGTACCTCTACGGCTACAGCCACGACCACGACTGGGTGCACACGCACGAGGCCGCGCTGGCGGCCGCGACCGCGGCGCAGGACCGGGTCGGTGAGGCGCACACCCGCTCCGACCTCGCGGCCGCGTACCTGCACCACGGCCGCGCCGCCGACGCGCGTGAGCAGTTCCTGCGCGCGATCGACCTGCACCGCGCGAACGGCGAGCGCGAACTGGAAGCCACCTCGCTGACCGCGCTGGCCGTGCTCTGCCACCGCGTCGGTGAGTTCCCCGAGGCGCTGCGGCTGTTCCGCACGGCCGGTGTCCGCTGCGCCGGGGACGCCCGGCTGGAAAGCGCTGTCGCCGCGAACCTCGGCGCCACGCTGGCCACGCTCGGCCGGCTCGACGAGGCCGTCGACCAGTACCGGCACGCGCTGGTGCTGTCCCGGCAGGCCGGCGACCCGGACGGGGAGAGCGGCGCGCTGGCCGACCTCGGCGACGCGTGGCGGCGGCTGGGCAGGCAGCGCGAGGCGATCGAGCACCTGAAGGAAGCCGTCGACCTCGCCGAGACGCACGGCCTGGAGCCGCGGATCGCCTATGCGCGGCACCGGCTCGGCAACACCTACCGGCAGACCGGCCGGTTCGACGACGCGCTCGGAAACCTCAACGAGGCGCTTCGGATCGTCCGCACGGTCAGCGGACCGGCGACCGAGAGCGAAGTGCTCATCGACTTCGGCGGGGTGCACCGCGACATCGGCGACCTGCTCACCGCCGCGGACCTGATCGAGGCCGGATTGCGGGCGGCGATCAACCGGGGCGAGCGCTACCAGCAGGCGCGGGCGCTCAACGAACTGGCCGAACTGCACCGCTGCGCCGCGCGAGCCGGCCTGGCGCAGGACTACTGGCGCCGCGCCTACGCCCTGTTCGACGAGCTGGGCGCGCCGGAAGCGGCCGAGCTGCGCGACTTCACCGGAGACCGCTGGCCCGTGACGTCCGTGGCCTGA
- a CDS encoding ATP-binding protein, translated as MAVSETVDIGSPGEDPTFGELLLRHRRSARLTQADLAQASGVSVRALSDLERGRARAAQRRSTEALADALGLTGGNREDFLAAARDGRRRRSRPVVPFAGPPPAAVPDLVGRGHELDTLRRAAADALTIPSGVVVSLVGHPGVGKTALARTAAHLLAAEFPDGFLSVDLRGMDDQPVTPRAALDVLLRGLNVPAAEIPAAVAEQSALFRSLLAGRRVLVLLDNAADEAQVRPLLAAATGCLTLITCRRALAGLESARWLWLRPLETADASALVAAIAGPDRVRAEPAAAGELAELCGNLPLAVRIAGNRLATRPHWTIAYLVDQLRDESTRLAALSAGDLRVRSAFEMSHRRLSPAARLVFRRLAVIPGPDFGADLATVATGMATPDVRAHIDELVDANLLQEGSVPGRYTFHDLIRLFARERLAVEEDAGETSAATCSVLDHLLDTGIEAGRLFYPDALRDSLEASRFATREEAAAWLDAEAANWLAAQRAALAHGKHRQVVDLARALHWFSDGRIQQLPWDEVFALGVDAARALGSRADEAVLLNFLGWARYYCLGDNEGGRAAHEEALAIATEIGDRREQTWALGYLGSVLLRLGRPEEALDHVERSVGLADMDFWMGQGSIRNVLGKVLCAVGRPGEALLVHREVLADTERYRDDANPFTYRFFRALTFQLLGRALTETGDWPGGAEAFRTARRLFDEGGFPVPGGECAVQEGAAWREAGRLGLAEDCLQAALQVFTQVLTRWQRAQALAELALVLEATGRGPLAAEHRREALAVCEDLGTEAAADLAKRLLSGLG; from the coding sequence GTGGCGGTGAGCGAGACAGTGGACATAGGGTCACCGGGGGAGGATCCGACCTTCGGTGAACTGCTGCTACGCCATCGCCGCTCGGCCCGGCTCACGCAGGCCGACCTCGCGCAGGCCTCCGGGGTCAGCGTGCGGGCCCTGTCCGACCTGGAGCGCGGCCGCGCCCGCGCCGCGCAGCGCCGCTCCACCGAAGCCCTCGCCGACGCGCTCGGGCTGACCGGCGGCAACCGCGAAGACTTCCTGGCCGCGGCCCGCGACGGCCGTCGCCGCAGGTCCAGACCAGTCGTGCCGTTCGCGGGGCCGCCGCCGGCCGCGGTGCCGGACCTGGTGGGCCGCGGCCACGAGCTGGACACGTTGCGCCGAGCGGCGGCCGACGCGCTCACCATCCCGAGCGGCGTGGTCGTGTCGCTCGTCGGGCACCCGGGCGTCGGCAAGACGGCGCTGGCCCGCACGGCCGCGCACCTCCTGGCGGCCGAGTTCCCGGACGGTTTCCTGTCGGTCGACCTGCGCGGCATGGACGACCAGCCGGTCACCCCGCGCGCCGCACTGGACGTCCTGTTGCGTGGTCTGAACGTGCCTGCGGCGGAGATCCCGGCCGCGGTCGCCGAGCAGTCGGCGTTGTTCCGGTCGCTGCTGGCCGGCCGCCGGGTCCTGGTGCTGCTGGACAACGCGGCCGACGAGGCCCAGGTCCGCCCGCTGCTGGCGGCCGCGACCGGATGCCTCACACTCATCACCTGCCGCCGCGCGCTGGCCGGGCTGGAGTCGGCGCGCTGGCTGTGGCTGCGGCCGTTGGAGACCGCGGACGCCTCCGCGCTGGTCGCGGCGATCGCGGGGCCGGACCGGGTGCGTGCCGAGCCGGCCGCGGCGGGGGAGCTGGCCGAGCTGTGCGGGAACCTGCCGCTCGCCGTGCGGATCGCGGGGAACCGGCTGGCGACCAGGCCGCACTGGACGATCGCCTACCTGGTCGACCAGTTGCGTGACGAGAGCACGCGGCTGGCCGCGTTGTCGGCGGGGGACCTGCGGGTGCGGTCGGCGTTCGAGATGTCGCACCGCCGGTTGTCCCCGGCGGCGCGGCTGGTGTTCCGCCGCCTGGCGGTGATCCCGGGCCCGGATTTCGGCGCCGACCTGGCGACCGTCGCCACCGGCATGGCGACCCCGGACGTGCGGGCCCACATCGACGAGCTGGTCGACGCGAACCTGCTGCAGGAGGGCAGCGTGCCCGGCCGCTACACCTTCCACGACCTGATCCGCCTGTTCGCGCGGGAGCGGCTGGCCGTCGAGGAGGATGCCGGCGAGACGTCGGCCGCGACGTGCTCGGTGCTGGACCACCTGCTGGACACCGGGATCGAGGCCGGGCGGCTGTTCTACCCGGACGCGCTGCGGGATTCGCTGGAGGCGAGCCGGTTCGCGACGCGTGAGGAGGCCGCGGCCTGGCTCGACGCGGAGGCGGCGAACTGGCTCGCCGCGCAACGGGCCGCGCTCGCGCACGGCAAGCACCGGCAGGTGGTGGACCTGGCCAGAGCCTTGCACTGGTTCTCGGACGGCCGGATCCAGCAGCTGCCGTGGGACGAGGTGTTCGCGCTCGGCGTGGACGCGGCGCGGGCGCTGGGCAGCCGCGCGGACGAGGCGGTGTTGCTGAACTTCCTCGGCTGGGCGAGGTACTACTGCCTCGGCGACAACGAAGGTGGCCGCGCCGCGCACGAGGAGGCGCTGGCGATCGCGACCGAGATCGGCGACCGGCGCGAGCAGACGTGGGCGCTCGGGTATCTCGGTTCGGTGTTGCTGCGGCTGGGGCGGCCGGAGGAGGCGCTGGACCACGTCGAGCGGTCAGTCGGCTTGGCGGACATGGATTTCTGGATGGGGCAGGGGTCGATCCGCAACGTGCTGGGGAAGGTGTTGTGCGCGGTCGGCCGTCCCGGCGAGGCGCTGCTGGTGCACCGCGAGGTGCTCGCCGACACCGAACGCTACCGGGACGACGCGAACCCGTTCACGTACCGGTTCTTCCGCGCGCTGACGTTCCAGTTGCTCGGCAGGGCGCTGACGGAGACCGGTGACTGGCCGGGTGGCGCCGAGGCGTTCCGGACCGCGCGGAGGCTGTTCGACGAGGGCGGTTTCCCCGTGCCGGGCGGCGAATGCGCCGTCCAGGAGGGCGCGGCGTGGCGGGAAGCCGGGCGGCTGGGCCTGGCGGAAGACTGCCTGCAGGCGGCGCTCCAGGTGTTCACGCAGGTGCTGACGCGCTGGCAGCGGGCGCAGGCGCTCGCGGAGCTGGCGCTGGTGCTGGAAGCGACCGGACGAGGCCCACTGGCGGCCGAACACCGCCGCGAGGCGCTGGCGGTGTGCGAGGACCTGGGCACTGAGGCGGCGGCGGATCTGGCGAAGCGTTTGTTGTCTGGGCTGGGGTGA
- a CDS encoding helix-turn-helix transcriptional regulator, translating to MRDVPGGRPAARLHAVPAADRAVVRVAVLADDVFLRAGLLSEIQGKPGIHVVNGTPASADVVVAMTESVAGLPELVADAPTNARLVLITDAPRPAELWTAIENGLVVLLPRAEVTTARLLRAIADAHQGHGHLPAEQLGQVLHGLARLQREVLAPRELMLNGLSRRETEVLRRLADGQDTAEIAAEMSYSERTVKNILHSLTSRLGLRNRTHAVSYALRNGLI from the coding sequence ATGCGGGATGTCCCCGGCGGCAGGCCCGCCGCCCGCCTGCACGCCGTCCCGGCGGCCGACCGCGCGGTGGTCCGCGTCGCGGTACTGGCCGACGACGTGTTCCTGCGCGCCGGCCTGCTCAGCGAGATCCAGGGCAAACCCGGCATCCATGTGGTCAACGGGACGCCCGCGTCGGCGGACGTCGTGGTCGCGATGACGGAGTCGGTGGCCGGCCTGCCCGAACTGGTGGCCGACGCCCCGACGAACGCGCGGCTGGTGCTGATCACCGACGCGCCCCGCCCGGCGGAACTGTGGACCGCGATCGAGAACGGCCTGGTGGTGTTGCTCCCGCGCGCGGAGGTCACGACCGCCCGGCTGTTGCGCGCGATCGCCGACGCGCACCAGGGCCACGGCCACCTGCCTGCCGAGCAGCTGGGCCAGGTGCTGCACGGGCTGGCCCGCCTGCAGCGCGAGGTGCTGGCGCCGCGCGAGCTGATGCTGAACGGGTTGTCCCGCCGCGAGACCGAGGTGCTGCGCCGCCTCGCCGACGGCCAGGACACGGCCGAGATCGCCGCGGAAATGTCCTATTCGGAGCGCACGGTCAAGAACATCCTGCACAGCCTCACCAGCAGGCTGGGGCTGCGCAACCGCACGCACGCCGTGTCCTACGCGCTGCGGAACGGGCTCATCTGA